Genomic segment of Paenibacillus macerans:
ACAATAAACAAAGGGTACAAAACCCTGTTCAATGTTTGGAGCTTTCTCTCATTCTTCACTCGAAACTGGATTTATTAAATTGTTACGTTCTTAAACAGTGTAGTGCAGGTCTTGAAACGTCAGGTTCCAAAGCTCTGTATCGCTGGTTGCCAGCGATGTCGCACCGGCATACAAGCTTTCATTCGCTTCTTTTTTTGTATGAATCAAACCGCTTGCGATAATCGGGGTATCCGTCAGCGTCTCGGAGAAAGTATGAATGATTTTTGCAATAACTCCCGGCATGAGATCAATGCCATCCGGTTGAATGCTTTGAGCCAAACTTAGCCCATTCTTCAAAACCTGAGAATCAAGCACAAACAGGTGAAGAATCGCGTATAGACCCGCCCGTTTTGCTTCCTTGATCAAATGGCTTTTGGGTGTGATGATTCCGTCTGCGCCGACGTAATCCGAAATGAAATCCACACTTTCCTTGTCGGTGCTTGATAGCCCTTTAATCAAATCGAGATGGATAAAGGCACCCTTGTCCCTTTCCTTCGTCAGGCGGACGCCGCGGATGACT
This window contains:
- a CDS encoding glycerol-3-phosphate responsive antiterminator, which gives rise to MSLLHKIGNNPIIAAVRKPEDIELALDSRVENIFFMGGTIKEVIRGVRLTKERDKGAFIHLDLIKGLSSTDKESVDFISDYVGADGIITPKSHLIKEAKRAGLYAILHLFVLDSQVLKNGLSLAQSIQPDGIDLMPGVIAKIIHTFSETLTDTPIIASGLIHTKKEANESLYAGATSLATSDTELWNLTFQDLHYTV